The region ATTATTAggttatgttattattatgaaaaaagttatgtacattaatttaaaaaaaaacccttcgGCTcgatcattttataacattatgAAACtagttataataaaaactagtttCATAATGTATAGAGATATTATCTctaatgggccaatcaactatttgaccgacactttgggcgtctcctgcgctaccaaaattgtctctggcgttaccaaaaaatcgtacttccatcAAGattatttcacggtttaataggttgaacttaagggcaacacacacagaaagcgtgcgcgggtcgggtcgtgtccgccgcgtgagccgcgcggttcgttgtattcacacagagagcgggtcggacccgcgacgggcccgcggcggctatcaatgttgccagtttagtgacttacagccttattcataaaaaatccttaattgaggtttgatcggtctgttacttagcagactgattaagcttgttagacggttgtcaagaagtatgattcataaacgcttgctagcagtctgctagttgttgagctgctgatagacggattagacgcgttatgttggccaccttgacaaatcaaagacaaaaaatggcctaatcgataattaaaaaaaaaaaattgacagcagtgacagcaaattaccaggaaaaaaaataaaaagcgagatgtttgttttcccgccatttccgatccgcatgtttatgttgtgcaaaaagccataattatgttaatcatccttatttttttttcatatttattgttaatttattgttgctaatttagaggattttaaatacaaattcctgaaaataaattttcatgttttttttttaatctgcgtagccctgccttcactataaatatcttcggtacctatggttttttgctctagtcaaagtcagctgttcaaacttgtggcggccattttgtgacttagcagagagataaaggagggtctacggtcctctaactttagcagagccttgatcgactgattagcgctaacagacgtttatgaatcatgttttttagcatcgggccttcaaggagccttcaaggaggctctaactttttatgaataaggctgttagtccctagaagtgacgacttttgcttaaatcttagcgaccgcaaaaaagttttgacgacagaaatggtttaggtatctggcgacttttggagtacaaNNNNNNNNNNNNNNNNNNNNNNNNNNNNNNNNNNNNNNNNNNNNNNNNNNNNNNNNNNNNNNNNNNNNNNNNNNNNNNNNNNNNNNNNNNNNNNNNNNNNCAAAAAGCATCGAAATCTATGTACAGACTGCATGTTTcatacatcaaaacggcgcacaaaattagttcacagcgcggatttgtgaacctttcactatagtttgttgacgtccgtgacagggttTGTCaatgtaatattgatgattgatgcgccgcgcgttccAAATAACAGCAGTCTAGTGCCTAGACGTTAGGTACATAGATTTCAATGCCAAAAAGTTACCTACCAAGTTAAGTAAAAGATGCTCGCTCGGGTTAAAACTCAAAAACACGTattttcctagagataagaccGAGCTACATTGTTCAAActcgaaaacccccacatagcaaatttcatcgaaatagtTAGCCGTTCCCAAGGctcggaaataaataaatgtacaagaaTTAGTCATTTAAAAGTATAAGATTGAGTTCACGGTAAAATTCACGAACTTGAAgtggtaggtacctaggtaataatattactaaaaaaattgttttagttgtttttaaaATCGGGATTTACTTATTAGTGATTTTTTTGAGCCAGTTACAATTTATAATGGGTTGTATTCCCTGATACCCAAGTAtaacctagggctcttcaaggctagagtgaatagacTGTTACAAAACCAGTAAGAATACCTTTGGCTTCATCAGCACTTCATCAGGTGAGAGGGCGTTTATCACGAGtcagttttatgaaaaaaaaacgaactaatcttaagattttttattaataagtactCACAAATAAATCACATTgccaaaaaatatacaacatGCGTTGACAAGTGTACGAGTAAAGTATCTGCTTCATTCTAAACACTTTCTTATACAGGACATCATAGGTACAATGAATAatgaaaacatatttaatttaccGTATTTGTCCTCATAAAACAGTTCATTTCATACACTGAATAAAGGCCATGCTACAATTTTACGCTTTTGCACACCTTGGCATTCGAATAATTTTTCTTACATGCTACTTAAATGCAGATATCTAAATTATGGGTTTCGTCCCAATAGTACCAATATTTTTGACTCATTTGAAATGCCTCGGTAATTTAACTTACTTTTCATTCTCAACATTTGCTCCATTATATTTAACGAGTTTTTTCGTCTACACAGAATTCATaacaatgataaaaatattcacCCACACACCGAGACTTCAGCTAACATTATTCTGCATCCCTAAGTAAGTGAAAGAACTATTGCTCAATCTTCTTCGTAAGTAACGGTTGCTAGGCAACAACAACTTAGAACATGTTTCACATGTTTATCGATCCATCACAGAAATTGTacaattttccaaaataaaagtatcctatatcCATCTCCAGATCTTTCACAAAAATTTCAGCAGCCGCAAATCTGTGCAGCCGTTTACACGGATGGTATATAATtccttataatttatttcattcatctgttaaaaaataacataaatagattACGTACTAAAACTTAATAATTACGTAGCTCCAATTGGACCATTGAGGTACTTTGCTCGTGTCAACATTGTGCGACTGATCTGACAAGACTCGTTTGTCTCGATGATTCCTTATTTTGACTAATCACGTGTGATATGCTTCAACATTTAACATTTTCATTCAAGTTATGCTTATGATTTTTTGAACTGAGCTCATCTAACTTACCTCAGCTATTTTCTGCTTACGTTCTCGTAACTGCCAGACAATTGTAAATGCATTTTGTAGTCTATTATCCATGGAAACAGAGACGATATTCCATATTAACCTTTAAAATCAGTTATAATCGGCGTTTACCACGAGCTCGTTATCTTAATTTGCAACTGTCCACACAGTGGTATTTTAGTGAGCTCAGTTCAACAAGTTTAGTTAAACTATAAGATAAcctaatatacgagtatatcgtACGGGTGGATTTTCGTTTATTTTCATGCGGCATTATTAAATACTGGATCGGCGTCGTCGTCCGTGTTATTCTTTAACATAATATCCATGATCATATAGCGGTAGTCGATATGCATGATGACAGCAGCCTTCACGAAGTCAGAGGGTGACATATGGAGGCGGTAGTTCCTGGACATCATGAGTCGGATGTCGTACAGAATGTATGCAGTCAGCATGAACAGCGCTAGCGAACAGTACAGGACGCCAAACGCATTTACGTAGATAAACGGGATCGTCAACGCTGTGAaggaaattttattttgaatatttgttTCAAATGAGTCGCAAATGCTTCCTGCCATGAAACGGTACAAGTTGTCCGCACTCGAGACATTGATAAGCCTCTGTCACTTTAGATAATTATTAACgttttataaaaacatacataagACATACAGGTCAGGTGATTCGGCAGTTGGGGAGACGAGAGCAGGATCAACCCTACCAGTCAGTTAAGGCTTCATCGTACCTGTATTAGTGAgagtatgttattttttaaatgtatttaattatttactaagtgcatgATCGCTTTGCATTAAAAGGTGTGGGGGTTTCACTTAAATATGATCGTcaacgatccattatcaattactaaGGGTGTAGGATCCAGCTCACGTTTCCCGAATCACCATTATACCTCTAAGACTCCAGAAAACATTCGtataattcatacaaatatctgccccgacctgtagggctactacgaaattcgaaaatcacagtctcgtataaaataatattagcgtcagcgaacggtacgatacgaacttcgatttccgtatttcgtagtagccctactggaaTAGGACCCAGGACATCAAGCtccatagtcaggttctctaaacatTTGGCTCTCTAACCACGCTATCCAATTGTCTATGATAATTTCACTAGAGCCACTTACCATATAACACAATGAAGCTGCCAGCAGCGATGGAAATACCAATGCTGGTCTTGAATTCGATCTTGGATTGCAACGCCAAGATGCTGTATACCAGCATGAAGAACACGGTGATAAGGAACAGCATCCAGGATAAGAGAATCTAATGAAAAAGATAAGGTATTAGATAGGTAAGGTATGCCAAATAATCTGAATGATAGATGATATCCTTTATGTCGTGTCATACAATGGTGAATCTTTAAGTTTGTTTACTATGTGCCCGAATATAaatggcaaagccaaactttgCTGTGCAGGTCCTATTACAGGCCGCGTTATGTAATTTCATTAACCACTATCATTATAATGTGTAGGTGTAGGATAGTCACAAGCGAGTCTTTAAGTAAGACGTTTGGCATACAGGTGATAGAATATACTCtgtacatagtataaaacaaagtcgatTTTCGTTTCTATCTTTCTGTGTATCCGGTAACTCACTATCACTTGGCAAATAAGATAATTTTTCACGGAGGACTTATATACTACTAGTTATATGAGTATGCTGTATGTTGTTTGATACTtcttcacactaaaacagctggaaattggatgaaaattggtatgaaGATTGCAAGACTTCTGGAATTACAAAtaagtaggctactttttatcccgatattctcataGGATATTGGGCGGGATATGGTCGAAtggtttgaaaataaaataaccttgaaataaaattacctcTCCTGAACCAAATCGCCACGTCACCACAGCGACGAAGAAGCCGAACGACAGCGGGTAAGCCAGAAGAAACAAGTAGTTATAGGGCCTGGCGAACCGAGCTTTGTCGCAGTAGTGAATCAACCCTAGCACTGCCAAAAGCAGGAGCGATGACACCACTCTGTAAAAGAAATTATACTTATCCACACTGATGCTGCTAATACTGAAACTGATGACCATGGTTAAGGGTCAAAGATATGCTCGTAAGAGTAAAATATGCATtgaccaaaaaaatatttttttattatgtgagtgagaaaaacgagcatgcggatcatctgatgggaaatgatcgaTCTCCACACCGCCCATGAGTATCAATAACTCAAGGAGTGATGGTTTGTTGTTGGCCCTTAAATAAAGTATAAGTCTTTTTCTTGAAAGCCTCGATGTCATAGTTGATCAAGGCATATTATAAGAGGATGCTGATGGTACTAGCCTCTTTCTCTCTCgttctttagtaaaaaaaaggaaaaataaatacttacaatagaTTGCTGTGACCGTTGTAGTTATGTTCCATCATCCTGTAAATTTCATAGGGCTCCGACGCGAAGACTGCCAAGGGTATGGTCGCCAGTAAGATTTGAAACAGTTTGATAAGTATCACCTAGAGAAAAAGACAACAAGAAGTTAAAGGCTGCAGCTACATCGATCAGATAAGGGAAAAAGTCGGCGTCGTGTGGTATCAAGAGATCAAGAGGATGGCTCAATGGAGGGATAagtggaagatactccaccaACAAAAGTGTAACACTTAAGTTAAGGAAGAGGAAGGCGGCAGCTTTCGTTATACAAAACAACCGCATTAGTTCCTATTGGCTATTTCATTTCTGTTTTATCGGACTGGTTGTTAAAACTGTTCAACAAGTTCCATCGgtacaataaataggtacaatattcaattgaggaaactgaatctcgtacctactcgtaccatGGTGTGCCAGGGTGGAACTGGACATTCCATAcacctgccaaagaaatcatatcgaagttgattatgaaaaggttccaccctggtacttgattaagttttcttgacgGTGAAGTAGCTGCACACTTTTGAACTTTGTCGCTTTACAGCCACGTTGTAACGCCATGCAAGTGACAAATGTGTTattgcgacagagtaaaaaaaatgatcCGCTACAAAATCGAAATATAATTCAACCAGaatattttagcaggtggtagaGTTAGTTTGAGAAAATACTCCTATAAAATGTGTTtaaggttttttattattatttttgactaaGGTTTCCCCACAGTGATCACCAAACCTCGGAAAGGGTTAGCTATTTTGAGAGTTTGCATAATATGGACATACCTTATCATTTAGTATTGCCATGTGtgattttattatacttacgaAGTTATATTATTTAGACTTCTACTACGAGCTTTACGCCGTCTTTAACGAACACAAGTGAATTAGAATCTGGAGAATGTGTTTGGTCAATTTTGAGTTTTAATTAGGCAGTACTGGTATTGCAATGTAggtattatcattttttttaaattataacttgtagttttgtatttatttccagTGTATCCATATTCATATCTACACATGACAGTAATGAATGACgtaagaatattttttccgtGCTCTGGTGATTACTGTTCAAGGTCAAACGCATGACAGCTTCTTAAATAAAAACCCCAATGAAAAGACAAACATCAGCTGAAATATTAACATTAAGAAACCTTGTATTTTGAATCTTAAATAGGGAAAATTCTTCACAAAAGTAGTCGGGTAAGAAAGTACCTTCTGGATGAATCCAATCCTGTTGTCTTTGTGTTCAAACAGCACCCCGTAGGCGTAGTCAGGATCATCGTGAGAGGGTGGCATGATCACTTCTGTGCCTTGAAaatgctagaaaaaaaaactaccctcgTCAAACATTCTGATTGCTGAAgtcatcaccatatcagccataggacgtccagtTGGACATAAGCCACCCCCAtaagatctccagttgcttcggttggaagcgaccaGAGTATTGACTATTGACACAGCTGAGGGTCGATTGAGTAACGTTTCTGatactcgcgatcacaatcaaatgacagttttcgcatactaaaactgtcatttgattgtgatcgcgagtgtcagaaacgcaatagaccctctggaatcacaatcgttttcagtAGGTATCTAATTAACACTATAAAAATATCTCGAAGTTAATATCTCGAGACCCGTAAGTTCAGAGAAATTTGGTTTTATCACGTTAAAATAAACAAGCGCTCCGCGCTATCAATTGAAGTTGGTATTTGTGATAagataaatgcaaaaataaccAGTACTGCTTCCAAATGCACTtgcttggaaaaaaaataaaacgcaaTAAAGATTAgcttaaaaacgttttttagtTCGCCTATTCCATACCACTTTTTTATATCCATCATAAAAGatgacaactattgggacagtgaccagcactcgtactttaacttaatttttaaatcaaaacagTGTTTAGCTATGatctattacttattatatttaactCACATTGTCCTCAGTCTTAAAGCCTTCTTCGAGCGCGTGGTACGGCGGGGGAGAGTCGGAATGTACTCCTGCCATGGTCTGAACTCAACTGTAAAGACAGGGATGTTTGTATTTacatgtttataatttattgattcaggcgtAGTTTGCcgaagtccatatcaataatGAGTTATTAATAGGTAACTagtcgttacccgcgacttcgtctgcgtataattcggttttcactgtcCCGCGAGAACTagattttctgggataaaaactatcctatgtaagGAGCCCCCGAgacacaaactatctgtatatcgaatttcatcgaaatcggttccgcggttcagacgtgatggtgtaacaaacagacttacaaactttcgcatttataatattagtaggaagtaggaatAGGATAGTAGGATAAGGTAaatacgagtgctcgtcactgtcccaatagttggcatctttaatcttacgttagcaatagagatgacagcagggtgtcgtctattgggcattagcgtgtcgggcactcggacgtttaccttaattgCCGTTTTCGGCTAcagtgtaaaaatataataattattattcgtagctaCAGTGACTTGGGTCTGCGTTTTGCATACTTTGTCCATGGTTTTGCTGAATTAGGTATTTGTGGGCTAGGATGTTTACTTAGCCCTTACGTGGCTGAAGTACCTATAAGGTGttcttagaaaaaaatagtttcttttttttcccaatattttttactaatagTAAGCTTAAATaaactgaatttaaaaaaatgtattccgCAAAATGGCGTCCATAATGACGTCATTGAGAGACCAGCTTTCTAAATTGCGGCTCCTTGCTAATTTTAGCCACGTCCGAGGCCGTATTCGTGCTGAGGTTGGTCCTTcttatagtacctacttttCGGTAAGCAAGTACTCATTTTTTTATTGCCTCATTTATTTGGATTATTATGTTATGctttgattaatattttttgagcatgttattttattttgtccaATTGGAGACGCACAGCTTGTataatatttaaacataaaacctTGAACTCGGAATGATAatgaaaatacttaaataataaaaaccggtcaagtatGAGTCGGTCTTAAGGgaaaaataaaaccttgtaattTGTCTTTCAGGACAGGCGTATGTTCGATCTCTCTTTGTAATTGACCATTTAAAAACTTCCggatattttcatatttatttaagatatttacccatccatccgtccatcgcgttaaaatttaaataaaaaaataagaatgatttatataataataaaataggtaatatATATAAGTTGAAACAGGAATTTCGGTGTTGGTTTCGGCCTACTGCTGTATTATCGGGTAACTTTAGCCCTGAAAGGTAACTTAATTCATTGAGATTAACTCTTTCcaggttttatttattattgcactgCAATTAAGTATGACACATTATCATATGGTTAGTTTTAGCTGACCTCTCACGCTTTAGTAATTTTTGACCCTTTCTGATGAGGTTTTTATATAGGCCCAAGTTACCCTTTattgggtcaaagtaccccaCCCAACCCAACCTTACGATATTACCCATCTATACCTGAAATATTTCGCAATCATTTTAAGCAAGAAgtggttttcatcatcatcatcatcatcagccggaagacgtccactgctggacaaaggcctcccccttagaacgccacaatgaacgacaactcgccacttgcatccaccggtttcccgctactctcacgatgtcgtcagtccacctggtgggaggcctgcaaggcttcgtctttcggttcgtggtcgccactcaaggacttttctcccccaacggtggAAGTGGTTttaaatagttataaatatatacacaaTACCTACTTGTCTAAATATCTCGAAAGTACAGTGGACAGCACGTAGGTATATAAAGAACCCAAAATCATATTCCCCTCTCGCTCATGTGCGACAAATGTGAGCAAAAGAGTAATATGAtttgaagaaaagaagaaaagaagaaaatacatttatttaacgccataaaaaaacataggaacaaacatagaacaaataaagacatacatgacgctaaacaggtccccactcagcataatgccacggcaagccgtggcgctgatttcgGGTTCTACTATACCAACATAAACAAGCCGGTTAGCTCAGATTGCGCAATATTTGAATACTAACTAGTTATCGGTAACTGCAACGTTATTGTTATGTATGAAGCGAGCACGTGAACGTGGCATGTCTAAAGCTAGTGTGACAATAAGGTGTGCGGTTACTGTACGACCTGAAATTGCTGACACCGAACGAAAGAAAATGCAGGTTGTATGGTAACTGCACCCATAATAACTTACGATATCAAGACAGGTACCTCCAATAGGTAGTAAATACTTAGTTACAGGTaggcatcgacatctatgtaccttacggcactagactggctgtttggaacaaaacgcgcggcgcatcaatcatcaatattactttgacacaaccgctgtcacggacgtcaacagactatagtgaactgaggccgtattatttatgtttctgacactcgcgatcgcaatcaaatgacagatttctcatacaaaatctcgtatcaaacagtgtaagtgtcagagggaccgcacgacacgaacttcgagtttcgagtttcgaagtagcccagctggtcacaaaaccgcgctgtgaactgtttttgtgcgccgtgtttggaaacatgcagtctagtacatagatgtcaatgcaggtaggtacctacctacagtattattcttattcttttagattttcctactaatattatatgtaaatgcgaaagtttgcgtgtatctttgttactccttcacgctaaaacgtgTGGACTTCGATATGTAATTAGCTGGACGTCGGAAATAAGACACCGGCTACCTATTTTTGCCCCCTACATTCCCACGCCGTTTTAGAGATCCCCGATAAAAATAACTCCAGGATTCACTAGGTAAATCACCTCCGTAATTTCTCCGTGAATTGTATATTTGGTCCTCTAACTTTGCTTAAACGTTAGTAAGTACATAAATACTTAAGCTTCTTGACACCTTAATTATTGCGTATCTGAAAATACTTTATAACGAACGTCTCACGGACGGACGACTTTCATACGAATGTCAGCCACAAAACCTAACaccaatatttaaaattatgctCGAAttaattctcaaaaattatgttTATATTGCCACTATAGGTATTGCAATCAAAGTATTTACCAAGtaacaaaagaaaactaaaCTTACCGGCAGCAAAAATAACAGTGAAATTCCTTTGAAAAAGTCTTTACTGAAGTTTAAGAAATAATCCAAAACTAAAACACGCGAGCGCTTAACGATTGCAAATTCGCAACTGAGTTTGATAGAGGTTTGAGTGCGAAGTGCGAGAGCGTGTCGGTTCACTGTGCGAGTGGGACAGCATTGGCCGGATACAGCTGGCTGCCTTTAAAAATAAGTCTAGACATTGGGTTTTACCATGTACACAAACAGcgaatttaaaaacaacaacCGTAGACCGTAGGTAAATcccttgttgttgttgttgtttacaGTTGCAACGAATGGAAGTTGGAATACGCATGGTATTATATACGAGTAAGAAGAAGTGACTGATTGACTGTCTTGACTGACTGATATATTAAATCAACAGCCCACATCACGGGGTCCATGAACTTGGATTTCACAgttgaaaaatgaaataaaaaaagtttgtttagttttgtttatatataataCATTGTTAGCATAGAATAAGGTTAGGGTCACCTTTTAAGCAAAACAATCCCGCTCTTCCACAACTTCCACAAGGTACAATGGATATAAACCAACTATAAAACTACAGTTATGTTAGTTATACATATGTTAGATTAGCGTACAGAGGATCCAATaaagtgtgtgtgcgtgcgtgcgtgcgcgtgtgtgtgtgtgtgtgtgtgtgtgtgtgtgtgtgtgtgtgtgtgtgtgtggtgtgggTGTGTGTGGGTATGGGTGTGCGCCACtgcagggctacaacgaaactcgaaacttgaagttcgtgtcgtgcggtccctctgacgcttatactatttaatacgagagcgagagggacggtacgatacgaacttcgagtttcgtagtagccctgcaggcatgAGTTTCTGTGTGTGTGTTCACCTTATGGTAAGTCAGCCTACCACTaccaggcgcggcgcactccgcgatataggtgcgattctgtaagtatcaaaacaccccacgccggcgtgggttaactcactagggctatgagcaccgcccggcacgcacgctcgcagtatctcgctcgaactagtcgcgccgcgtaacgctacgtgtagctgtgtgaaactggttcacgatgagtgcaaaaaaatactaaacctaaaataaacctCGCGATTTTATGATTGGTGAGGATATTAGAATATCTATCATGAAATAGCGTGGTGTTTCGATTTTTGGGATGAGGGAGGAGTAAGtttgtacatatttaaattgtacagtTTGAGCGCTGAAACAGTATATTTATAGCCACACTAAACAGTATGGAaactacatgttttttttttctatattgaggaaaacaaacagcaataCAATCATACATGAAGCTAGTATACATGCAGGTAAATCATGAgccagtatagctgtctctgaTATGACTACACTTATTAGGAAAATATCATgcacaaagtaaacaaagtaaGTTAAACAACAAACGAAAGGAATGATGACAATATCTAATATGgcttcacgggatacccgtaaaagtaaaaaatttggagttgaaataaaaaatacaaaaagactccaa is a window of Choristoneura fumiferana chromosome 8, NRCan_CFum_1, whole genome shotgun sequence DNA encoding:
- the LOC141430147 gene encoding protein lifeguard 1-like, whose translation is MAGVHSDSPPPYHALEEGFKTEDNHFQGTEVIMPPSHDDPDYAYGVLFEHKDNRIGFIQKVILIKLFQILLATIPLAVFASEPYEIYRMMEHNYNGHSNLLVVSSLLLLAVLGLIHYCDKARFARPYNYLFLLAYPLSFGFFVAVVTWRFGSGEILLSWMLFLITVFFMLVYSILALQSKIEFKTSIGISIAAGSFIVLYALTIPFIYVNAFGVLYCSLALFMLTAYILYDIRLMMSRNYRLHMSPSDFVKAAVIMHIDYRYMIMDIMLKNNTDDDADPVFNNAA